tttttataaaagtgatatcaaaacttttctaaaatggattgttaactaATACCCTCAAAGCAATCGTTAacaagatctttttttttattagttttggaAATATGTTAGCTTTTAGCCTTATTTATGTCAAATAACttactaaaaataaacaatCATTACATATGATTGAACTTatctttattcatttattttgtttattaacgGAGCATTTTAACATCTCTCTTTGtagttttttgtcttttttgtagTTTTATATAAACTGTTAGGCCAGCTtcatagagagaaaaaatatattaaaataatctataaaactagttttatgtattttttcttctatttttctaattttttttaattaaatgggaCTTATATTAGTCCAATCTTAAGAAGGCGAACACGATACTTATTAACATTTGCCTTTGTTTATTATTAACAtttgtctttatttattatgtacGTTGTatcttttaaaaagaaatggcattttttgctaatatatgatattttaaaaaattactctttttaggttgattttttttttatgtatacaattcaataattacagtAATTAGGAAACTAATTTGAACTTGTATATTCCAACACCAATTAGTGCCAGTTGAAAATTAGTTCATCCCAACAAAGTCATATTTACTGCCATTTTGAGGCAAAAAcccaagaacaagaagagaaaGCACCATATTTTCAACCGTTTGGTGGTCAGTTTCCAGTTTATCTACTTTGCATGGTTATTCTCACTTTTGCCATTCTTCACATTTTTGCTTAATCAATAACAATGAAACGGCAGATCTGCTCGTCTCTTTTATGAATCAGGAaccctttttttccccttctcttGGTAGCATTACATTGGGATTTAATCATGTGTACCTGCAAATCATAAGCAATGATGTACTTGTTCTGTACATGAATCATAATCAAGAAGGAATCACAACTAATATTGAAAGATTATAAATTGGATCTATAAGCGAAGCAATAACATCGCATTTAGGATCTTGTGTAGTTGAATCCAAAACTAAATATCTTCTAAGAAAAGGCATACGCACTGAATAATGGACACGATGaaaatttcttcaaaaataTTGGCATAgaaatttgatttgatgattTGAAAATTATACTCCGCATTGTATTTACTCATCATAGAGGAACCACGATTCCACACATAACAAAAGTTACAATGCAGAACACATTATACATTCAATGATGAACATAGCAAATCACCATGTCGCTGTTACTGAACAGCTAAATATCTTTATGTTATCACTCATTGCACGCTCCCAGAAAAACCAAGCCAAGCAcaatataagaagaaattaaaaaatcgGTGTGCCACAGAGACACCCACAAGCCCAACAAGAGAACATGTCCTGACTATTTAAGTTTGAAGTACAAGATCAAGGCAATAGCAATGACAAGAACTGCAATTATGGAGCCAATCATCCACTTGTTCCTGCTCATTCTCCTTGACATGTTTGTCAAAAGTTTCTTGCTCCTTCCTACGTTATCATCCACTCCGTGCAGctgaaatataagaaaatcatCAGGTAGATACAGTGgcatatattttcaaaactactgCTGCGGTTTGAAGATCCTAGACCTTCGGTAGATGGCAAAATCTCATACTTTACAGCTAAAACTTGAAGTAAACATAATGGTCAAAGATAATAGAAGTTCAATGCTAAGCACTACTGTTGAGaccaaaaaaacaataaataaataaaacacagagacataccccaaaaaaaaagtgtaaatgaTGCCAAGAGTGGCATGCAAATGTTCCGAAGTGAAGCACACCAATTACTGTTTcaaatattacttaaaaaaaattgaaactaaaaagCAATCTTCTTATTGTAGAGATTTTAGTTGAACACTAAATTAAGTTTGAAGTATTTGAAATTAGTTACCGTGTTATTAGCATGCAGGAGAGACTGTCGCTGAGAATGCAAATCTTGAAGAATTGAAACACCAAGCTCCTCTGTTTCCAGCATGGTTCTTCTACTTTCCTTAATTCTGTCACCAGATTTGCCTAATCTCTCCGTTGTTGTCACCAGTCTTGTTCTCTGATCAGCTGATGCCTATTGAATATGTATCAATTATTTGTGTCAAATGAAAATCCATgtatacaaagaaaaaggaatgttATCAATATTCACCGGATATCAGTCCTCCAAATAAGAGACTAAAAATTCAATTTACTACAATTGGGAAGCAAAACAGagtaagaattttttaaaagtaaaagacTTCGTACTGCCCTAGATTGCCTGTTTCCCTGGACGCATTAACTTAAGACTGCCATCATTCCAATGACAAAGTGAACCGCAATAGTAAATAAAAATGGCACTAAAGAAGATAGAAACCTGGATATCTCTTTCCAATAAGTTACCAAATCAATCATAAAACCACTAACAGATAATGAATCACAATAGCATATCACAGCAATAAGCATAAGGAAATTATGCAATTTTAGACATACCGTGAGTGTATCTGCCATGCCTGATTCCAACAACTCATCTCGGGCTGCAGCATTTAAGTTGCCTGATACAATTCTCTTGACTTCGGTTTTCAGATTGTTCAGATCTGATTTATATTCCCTCAACTTAGCAAGAAGCACAGCCTTGACATTAGGTTGCAAACTTCTCGCCTCGAGATCCATTTTCCGAATCTGAAACATTTATGAGAAACATCTCTATTACTACTGCagatacaaaattttgaaaataaccctAGGAAGAGAAAGAGTAAAGTGGGTACCAAAGCTTCTGCTTCATCAATTCCAGCCTTTATCTCAGAaaccttttgtttcttttgctCTACAGATCAATAAGACATTATAAGTGGCTTCTGGTAGGCCTTGACAAATCATTGCCCATAGCACTTAAATAAAAGAGGGGAaagcggggggggggggggggggggggggggggggcggggggggcGCATCAGGATGGGGATGGGGATCTATTAATCCACACAATTTAAGCATGTGTAAAGAACCAAAGTACAAGTCAACTATTATTAGTCTAAGAATTTCGAATATACGGCCGGCCTACATAAGAAAGTGATGGGATGGTTGTAATATGTTATAAGGTGATTGGAGATTGACAGAACAGGGTTGCGATATGCAATGCCTAGCAAAGCGGCTTATCAAAAAACATTACCATCAAGTTAATGCTTACTGCATATGGGGAGTTAGGAGAAAGATAATGATTacgatggtgatggtgatgagaGAGAAAGGGGACAAAACAGAAGAACTAGGCGATTAATTCCCTTAACAAACATAATACTCAACATTCCACAACTTAAGTCTTACTTTAAAAGGCAGAACTAGGCAATTAATTCCCTTAACAAACTAAATACTCATCATTCCACAGCTGGTCTTACTTTGTATGAGCAAATCATATCTTCATCAGGAATTCCCTGAGAATATCTAATTGTACAAAgacttttttttgggataaatctAATTGCACAAATACTTGTGCAGAAAATATGCACATACCTCTCACAGGGTGGAACTCATTACCCATTTCAATTCCACCCTTGTGAGAGATTTGTGCACAGCTTGTAAGCAAACCTTTGTGCAAATAGCGCAACTCAAATAAGCAACTCTTTACTTAGAAGCTATCAAATAAGCTCCCACCCTTGTGAGCTTTCTGTGCACAGCTTGTAAGCAAACCTTTGAGCAAATAGCACAACTCAAATATGCAACTCTTTACTTAGAAGCTATCAAATAAGCTCCCACAATCTAATTTAAAACTCAAGAAAAATTCATAAGAACTTTTATAACTACTGAAAAAGGATCCAGTGGTTGATGCCGACGACGGTTG
This DNA window, taken from Quercus robur chromosome 2, dhQueRobu3.1, whole genome shotgun sequence, encodes the following:
- the LOC126715203 gene encoding vesicle transport v-SNARE 13; this encodes MSEVFEGYERQYCELSANLSRKCTATGALNGEQKKQKVSEIKAGIDEAEALIRKMDLEARSLQPNVKAVLLAKLREYKSDLNNLKTEVKRIVSGNLNAAARDELLESGMADTLTASADQRTRLVTTTERLGKSGDRIKESRRTMLETEELGVSILQDLHSQRQSLLHANNTLHGVDDNVGRSKKLLTNMSRRMSRNKWMIGSIIAVLVIAIALILYFKLK